One genomic window of Kosmotoga olearia TBF 19.5.1 includes the following:
- a CDS encoding pyruvate kinase alpha/beta domain-containing protein, which translates to MLYFSEPGEHNTDAVLDLVFETAVKEGIRHVVLPSTRGKVATKALEMVPEDIDLVIVTHSVGFRKSGVDEFDPEVRKLYENTRHKILTTTHLFRGLEGYFYKKFGGVYPPQFFAAALRLFGEGTKVAVEIALMAADAGLIPIDQWVISAGGTGKGLDTAYILKACNTRDLSEFRFGRLLAIPSEFYSRRS; encoded by the coding sequence ATGCTCTACTTCTCAGAACCCGGTGAACATAATACTGATGCTGTACTCGATCTGGTATTTGAAACGGCTGTTAAAGAAGGCATAAGACACGTGGTCCTTCCTTCTACCCGGGGAAAAGTAGCAACAAAGGCACTTGAAATGGTACCGGAAGATATCGATCTGGTTATCGTTACCCATAGCGTTGGATTCAGAAAGTCCGGAGTTGACGAATTTGATCCTGAGGTAAGGAAGCTATACGAAAACACCAGACACAAAATACTCACAACAACACATCTTTTCAGAGGACTGGAAGGCTATTTTTATAAGAAGTTTGGAGGAGTTTATCCTCCGCAGTTTTTCGCTGCTGCTTTGAGACTTTTCGGCGAAGGAACAAAGGTAGCTGTGGAAATCGCTCTTATGGCTGCTGATGCAGGATTGATACCGATAGATCAGTGGGTTATCTCTGCTGGTGGTACCGGAAAAGGGCTCGATACCGCATACATTCTAAAAGCTTGTAACACCAGAGACCTTTCTGAATTCCGTTTTGGAAGGTTGCTGGCTATTCC